The nucleotide sequence CCCGTTTGTGAAACACCTTGAAACCGGCTGGCTTCCGGAAGACGAAGCAGAAGCAAAACGCCTGCAACTCAGAGCCACAAAGTACAAAATGGTCTCGGGCCAGCTCTATCGTTCCGGGGTACTTCAACCCTTGCTTCGCTGCATCTCTTTCGCCGAAGGCGAGGAAATGGCGAAGGAGATACACCAGGGGCTATGTAGCGCGCACCAAGCTGCAAGAACAGTTGCCTCTAAGGTGTTTAGACAAGGAGTTTACTGGCCCACTGTGTTGAAAGTCTGTGTTGAGCAaatcaagaagtgcgaaagtTGCCAGCGTCATGGCCGAAGCCAGACCGCGCCCCAGTATGAGTTGCAGCCCATTACGCCAATCTGGCCCTTCGCCAGATGAGGACTGGACATCATTGGGCCGTTCCCGGTGGCGCGAAATGGGTACAAGTTCGTAATTGTGGCCGTTGAATACTTCTCTCGATGGATCGAGGCCGAACCCCCTAGGAACgatcacttcggcagcagtacagaaGTTCGTATGGAAAAACATTATTTGCCCTTTCGGagtgccaaaagagttcatcactgacaacggcaagcagttcgactctgacaagttcagagaaatgtgcgaagggcttAACCTGGACATCAGGTTCGCGTCGGTCGCACACCCACAGTCAAATGGGGCAGCGGAACGCACAAATGGTAAAatcctagaagcactaaagaaaaggctTGAGGGGGCAGCGAAGGGCAAATGGCCAGAATAAACGCTATCTGTTCTCTGGGCCCTTCGAATGACCCCCACAAAACCAACCAAGTTTAGCCCGTTCATGCTTCTCTATGAcgatgaggcaatgaccccaACAGAGCTAGGGGCAAACTCACCAAGGGTGACGTTCTCTGGGGGCGAAGAGGGGCGCGAGTTGTTGCTCGAACTTTTGGAGGGGGTAAGAGTCGAAGCGCTCGAGCACATGCAAAAGTTTGCCACaggcacttcggcaacttacaacaaaaaagtacGACCGGCGGAGCTGTTGCCTGGTCATCTCGTCCTAAGGAAAAAAGGCGAACCCGATAGCCGTTGGCAAGCTTGATTCgaagtgggaaggaccgtacctcATCAAGCACAAATCCAAGACGGGATCCTTTCAACTGGCGACACCGGAAGGCGaagagttcgaccattcctggaacgctACCTCTCAAGCGTTTCTATGTCTAGAACGGGTGacacccaaatcgccaacttgtaaaaatgtatatattgttatgtaagcccttcggcaactatgtaagcctttcggcaagaaaaaaaagaagaaaaaaaagaggaaaatgaaaaaaagacaaaaaactggatgtagggctattatccaccacggacgcccgaaccagtataaaatcttTGTGTCCTCTgccttctttttatttgtttgtgcgATTGATAATTTGCGGAAAAAACCCCAAGGaaaacgcctgatcagcgaaaaagACCGGagggcgaaacgaatcggccgaagcatcgctcgccgaacgttgaaaccgcaacagcttgttTTCGGGGAACAACTAACCGAACACCGTTACACTCGATCAAGAGGAAAGCGCAAAGTGCACCTTACAACGCTGAACGAAACTGATCGAAAACGGAAGCCAAAAGCTGAAAAGTCAAaacctatttcgctaatatatgCAAAGGGGCCGACATGTTCCGACCCAACGAAAAGCACGCGAAGTGACAATGCGAAAATagcaaaaaggaaataaaacgcACCTTCATTGATTTCAAGTAAAAATACAAACCCATCACGATGCTACAAGTGAGAAGAGAAGAACAATGGCGTTACAGCCCAACTTACAGATAAATAACATCTTCGCCCCCAtaatcactctctctctctagggAATGATCATACACGACCCtgagaggggaaggaggcgaAATACAAACTAGACTGTAACGACGCTGAAAGATTAACTCCTGCCGTTCagtcttctgatggtttcgccaaaaACGAGCCATATCCTCCAATCGTCTTGTATGAACAAGGTCGTAGTCTTCTAAGATCCGCCCGGGGTGCGCTCGCATCCAGCCGGCGACCTTAAACACCTTATAGATGTGGCCATTTATCACCATTTCGCGATAAACAGGCCGAAATGGGCACTGTAACTTCGGCAAACCCTTCAACGCCACGAACTTCTCGTTGCTGTTTCGCCAATTTTTAACGGGAGGTCAAACGCAAACCTTTTGACCGCACCCCTGCCGGCAAAGCGCCAAagaaaaggggggggggagaagttcaaaaaagagaagagaatacAGACGAAGATCAACCCCGATTTCAAACAGAAACAATTAAATAGGCGAAAGGGTAATACTTTGCCAGTGGAATAGAGATTATATTAAGTACAAGGTGAATGCGGCTTAAAGCCGAACAGACCAAAAGTCTATATACAAAAGACTTAGGCTAAAAGAAGGTCCGAAAGGaccaaaggaaaaaataaaatataataaaaagaCACGAGGGCGAAGGGCCTCACACCTCAGGGTGGTCTTGGCCTCCGTCGCCTTCGCTCTCGTGCCCCGGTGACCGTCCCGACGGTCCGGGACCCTTTTCGGAGTTGGCGGCAGCGGCTTCCTCGTTCATCGCGATCCTTTCAAGGTTCTCGCGGAGCCGAATCTTTGCACAATCCCGGCCGCCATCCTCCCAAAACCCCTTTCGAAAGGCCCTTAATGTAGCCCCGGAGCACTGCGTGTTGCTAGGCCATTCTTCCTTCACGAAATCGGGAAATCCCCGATGTGGTCGCAGCCGTGCGCGTGCAAGAGGCTGAGAACGAATCCCGCCGAAACACGAGCACAACAGTCCCTGTAGGCGCCTGCTACTTCGACAaccgagccggccgcctcctgcGTCCATTCGGAGAAGTCAAGTGCAGTCCCGCCTTCGCCCAGAGCACCTTCCGCCCGCGCCCCAAGGTCATTAAGGGCAGCCGAAGAGTGTAACAGGCCTCCTTGGCGGACTCTGTGGCTGGCACCATGGTTGCGGCCGTAGCTTCGGCCGACGCAAGACGGGCTTCGAGGGATTTAATCTTCTCCTCGGCCAAAGCAAGTTGTTGGTCTCGTTCGGCGTCCCGCTGGCGTGATGCTTCCAGGTTAGAGCGGAGAGACCTGTTTTCGGCATTCGCCTTCTTCAAAGTCTCCGCCACCACATGCCTTTCGTCTTCCTTGTGGTGAAATTCTTCTTCGGACTTGCGAAGGCGAAGGCGATACCCATCTAGTTGCTCTAAGGCGGACTTCTTGGCACTCAGATGCGCGGCAAGgccttgataaaaaaaaacaacatacaTTAAGTCAGAGAGCTAGCGAAAGAGCAAAATTCAGCACGCAAAGATGGGCCATACCCGCACAAATAGGCTCTCCACAGCCGCGCAGCTTTCACCGAACTCGTTCAGTTCGGTGAAAAGCCTAAGGCCTTTGGTCGGCGCAATGACCTGGCACACCCCGTCCATGAACGGAGTGATCTCCGGCCGCGTGGCGAAGTCGGTAGGGACGAAATGCGGGGCGGTAAGCGTCACGTCCGAAACGCTCGCTTCAACCGCCGGGGCCTTCCCCTCGTGTTGACGAATAGGTGAAGGAACCGCATCGACCCGTTCGTCTTCAGCAACGTTCGACCCAGCGGCTGGGGTTGAGGCACTCCCGCCCGTCGCCGCTTCGGCATTGCTAGCGGGTGACGGAGACATGCGCCTACCACGGAAAGTTGCGCGTCGCAACACCGACGAAGTAGGGGTCCCGTCGGACCCTTCACTATCCGAAAACCCATGGCCGACCTGCACAACCTTTCCTTTCTTATTTTTCCTTCTTACAGCCATCATCGGTTTCGCGGCTGTACTGGAGATCGCCAAGAGGGTGTTCGCTACGACGATGTCTTGAGGTCATGTAGGAGAAACATGGGAGCCTACCCTGGATTTCGCAGGGGTAGGGCTGGGGGTATAACCACGAGAGCCATCCTCCTCAGAACCGGCATCAgcatcctcctcatcctcctcctccccatcgtTTTCGACGGCGGTCTTCACGCTACGGCGAGTTCGGACTTGGCTGCCTTTCGCGACCGCGCGCTTGCGCTTTTTCGAAGTGCCAGCCTCGTCATCGCCGGCCCGAGAGGGGTTCGATCGGCTCGGCAATTCGCCAGTATAGACACGATTCACTCGGCCGTCAGCTTGGCGTTGGAGCAAGCGGGCAAACTTGGCTGTGGTTAGAGCCTTGATCATCTTCGACGCCTCAATTTTAGCGTCTTCCAATGTCCGCACTGCGAAAATAGAGGAACACAACCGTTTAGCCTGAAAAGCGCTTTCATGAAGGAAGCACGCGGCCTAAGTCAAAAACAAAGAACCTTACTTTTGGCCCCGGTGGGGAGAACTAGGCGGGGAAGCCCAAGAACCTCTTTGCCCTCGTTCACGGAAACATCCCACACATGGGCGAGAGGGGAAATCCGAAGGAGGCAAAACTCCTCGCAAAGGTCCCGGGTGCTCAGCCGCCGGGCAACCTTGCGAAGGAGAATGAGCCGGGACTTGAGAGTCCCGTCGATCTGCATGTTCGGCTTCGCGTTGATGGAGACGGCAGAACGCTCAAAAAGCAGCCAGCTCGCTTGAGCTATGGCCCAGTTTTATTTAGGTGCAGGTTTGTATGTCGTaaattttatatgatttatttttttgtcatatgcatatatatgcatgtctcGTTAGTTATGATTGCGCAGGAATAGAATGAGCAGTCCTCTGTTTCTCCGCATAATGAATGCGGTAGAGGATCACGATGACTATTTTGTGTAGAAAAGAAATGCAGCTAGTATAATTGGTTAAGTTGTCATCAAACTGCAGCAATGCGTCAGTTGGCTTATGGTATAGCAGCAGATGCTTTGGATGAATATCTTGGTGTTGCAGAAATTACCGCTATAGAGAGCCTGAGAAGGTTTGTGAAAGCAGTTGTTGAAGTTTTTGAACATGAGTACTTAAGATCACCCAATGAGAATGATACAACTCGATTACTTAAACTTGAGGAGAACAGAGGTTTCCCCAGCATGTTAGGCTCCATAGACTGCATGCATTGGAAATGGAAAAACTGCCATACGGAATATCATGGTATGTACCAAGGGCACGTGCATGAGCCTACAATAATTTTAGAAGCCGTTGCCTCAAAGGATTTCTGTATTTGGCACGCTTTTTTTTATGCCTGGGTCTCATAACGATATCAATGTACTTCATCGATGCCCGCTATTTGCAAAGATAGCTGAAGGCAAGGCTCCTGAAGTGAACTATAGTATAAATGGTCACGATTATACGATGGGATATTATCTTGCTGATGGCATATATCCTTCTTGGGCCACATTTGTGAAGACCATACCAGAACCACATGGCAACAAGAGGAAATATTTTGCCAAAGCACATGAAGCAGTAAGGAAGGATGTCGAACGAGCTTTTGGGGGTTCTACAAGCTCGCTTTGCCATTGTTCGAGGGCCAGCTCAATATTGGGATGAAAAGACACACGAAAGCTTGTTTTATCATGCATAACATGATTATTGAAGATGAGGGAGAAGTTGATTGGGAAGAACGGTTcccagagggggggggggagaaaatGTCAGAGTGTCCCACGATGAAATACTTGATCTTGATGATTTTATCcagatgcaaaaaaaaaggacgaCGAAACTCACTAGATGGGCTGCCGGCGACGCCCTGGACGGAGGGCTGGCAGTGACCTAGATGGGCTACCGGCGGCGCCCTGAACGGAGCTGGCGCGAGGAGGGGAAGAAAGGCGCGGCTCCTCCCGGCGAACGAAGGGACGGTGGTTGAGGGAAAGCGCGGGCGAGGAAAAAAATTGGCACGAGGGAAAGAAAAAACGGCGGCGCAGGCAAGAACAATCGCTTCGATTGGGAGCGCTTCTAGTTGTCCAATATTTAGTTCAGGTTGGTCCTGGTTTTGGAGGTAGGTAAATTTTGGGACCATACTTAGAAGTCTGTTGGAGGGCTGATTTTTACCAAATTCCTAAAATTTATGTTTTAGTAACATGTTTAGCCTTCTCTTGGAGGTTCCCTAAAATTTTTGTTTTAGTAACCTGTTTAGGTGCGCTAAATAAGCCATGGGATGGTCGATGAGTGGTTTGGATGCAGACTACTGCTCAACTTCCGATCCCTCAACCTCTCTCTCcaccagccggcggcggcggagattcGCCGGAGATCAGGCGGAGGCACTGCGGGCTGCTCCTCtccccgccccgcgccgccgtttcctcctcgtcgggccaccgtccgtcgccgccatcaGATCGTCGATCCCGTGCCACCACCAGGAGGCCGCGCGCCCGAGCAGGTGGATTCGGGGccgcgccctcctctcctccgagcTCACCGAGGTGCGCCTCCATCCTCCGATCTCACCGCCACGCTTCTACTTCTACCCCCCATTTTCCTTGTAGAGTAGAGTAGTAACTTGTTGGAATCAATTGGTGTATGATTTGCTCACAGTAAATGGTATGCGTAGTGTAGCGCTGTCAAtttacaacaattgatttattaTTCTGTCATGCAAATTGTACAGTGATTTCATTTCGTTTTACCTGAAATTAGTGCCACCGCCTGGTTCAACCGTTAGTTGGTGCTATTCTATATCACAACCGGTATGGATACTCGGCAATGTCACTGATTGCTGTCCATCTACTGGTAATTACCAAATGACAGAATATCAAAATGTAGTTGCACCAGACAGAGATAATAGTAATCTACCTCAATTCCAAACATACAACTAAGTATATGAAGAATTTGCTCACTGAATTAACTTTTAGATGATTATTTCtgcatccgtcctaaaatataaggaattttggatggatggaacTCATCCTAGATTTGTAATACTAGGATATGTCCCATTCAAccaaaaatcccttatattttgtgacggagagagtagtagatTACTAGTAACATGTTGCACATGTAATTTGGTATGTAGGTGCAAAATCGGACAAATGGTTGTCTTTAGATCATATAAACAGTATACTTTagttaaaagaaaaggaatcaaatcaatacttaaaaaaacaaatatgtacTAAATTTTCAGTGCACATTTCGAGCTATACTAACTAGTGCATGAAAGTAACATATTTGGGTACTTTATTTCCTTATTATGCTAGTTGTATTTCTTGATTTGGGTGATAATTAACAACAGCAAATAAAAAGTTCGTATCATCTGAATTATGCTGTTAGGAGGATTAAAAGATAATTAATATTTGGATTTCCTGATCAACAGTGAGGATGCATAGTCAAACTAACAGTGCATAGTATATAACTTTCTAACAAAATCTGAGCAAATCGATAACAGTGTTAGGAGAATTCAATAGATAGGGTTGCCCATTTTAAGATGGTGCCATACAGAAAATGAACACTCTTTGTGTGAAAAGGGTTCAGACAGTGAATTATTCGCCCAAATGGAGCGAATTTACAAttgttttagataatagaaataGTTTGTATACGAGCCACTACCTTTAATTGGGCACACGACCAGCATTGACACTGAAAACATATAAGCAACAGACAGACACAGCtatagttttaatttttttttagcaaagaTCAATCGTACTGATTGACCCAGCTTTATAAGAAACCCAAACAGGACCagtcaagaaaaaaacaccaaaCAGAACAGAACCCATACAGTAAAAGAAAGGAAATCAACCTGctaacatcttttttttttgaaacgaacCGCACAAGACAGTGCGAGTTTCATGTATTGATAAAGCAGGAGAAAAATACAAGTTATAGTCCTGGAAGACTATAGcccagaaagaaaaaaacaaccaCACCACGCGCCTACAACCACAAACGCTGCAAGAGCAAAACAGGAAATCTTCGCGACGACGCCTCCAAGGAGGAAACGACACCAAGGATGCCACCGTCGCCCGTCCCGAGAGCCAGGAGAAGGTTTTCACCCGAAGAATGGGAGAGGCAAGAGTTACAGCAACACCCCAAGGAGAGAGCGGCGCCCACAGACGTTGTTgttgccggcccgaaggcaggGCTTTCGTCCGAATTTCGTCCCTTCCCAAAAAAACTCCTGCAcgctccaccgccaccaccgtcaaAAGCCTTCGACGCgtggccaccgcgccggcgccaTGCCGTCGGCAAACCGTCAAGGAGGAGCTCGACCCCCGACACGCTCCAACGACATCCACACAGTTGGGTTGGATGGGGAGAGGGTGAGATGTGGCCATCTTTGTCGGCAAAGGCGCCGTCGCAGGAGGACGAAGTTTGGGTTGGAGCCCGTCGAAGAACCGATGCTCCTCCTTGACAGTGCAATCCGTCGACTCCGCCACGATCCCGTTGCCCACGCCATCCTCGGGCTAGAGGACTGCTTCACCATCGCCTAGCCACCCTCCGCACCATGCCGATGACACCCTCCGTCACAGTGCTCCGCATCGGTTCACCGAGACATCCACCGTAGCACGGCGCTCTCGCtccagatccggcggaggggaccGGATcttgcagagagagagaggccaggTGCACACCACACAAGCCAAAGCCGCCGCCAGGGAGGACACCGTCACGTCGCCGCTGCAAAGAAATCCACTGGCGCGGCCTGGCAAGCGTGTTGAAGCTCTGGTCAGCCACCCTGGCttgggctccgccgccgccgccgccaccaccagtcGTCGCCATCACCACCTCTCGAacgcaccgccgccaccgctcatCCTCGCCGCCAGGCGCCACccccccagatccggccggacgGCACGGATCTGGACGGAACGTCGCTGCCAACACCACCAGACGCCGCCACCACTACTCAGCCCCGCCACCAGCTGCCGCCCCACAAGATCCCGTCGGCATGGATCTGgacggccaccgccaccaccgacgccgacgccgacgttgCCGCTGCGTGGCCCTCCGCGTGGGCCAcacgccgtcgccactgccTCCGCGCGGCCCTCGCGCCGCCACGCGTCCCAGCCCAGATCCGGCCCCCCGGATCCAGGCTCGCTGGCGCTGGATCCCGGCGTCGACGCTGGCGCCGTGCTCCCGTCGTCCGGTCTCGCGGTGCCCCAACCGCTGCACCAGGGCGAGGGAGAAGAGGAGCCTCGTAGCCGCCATCTTTGCAGCCGGCCGGCTTTGTCAGCGGCTACTCTGGCGGCGGTGAGGCGGGGAGAGAAGGGGCCGGGAGAGAAGGGGCGACGGCGTTTTCGCCGCCCGCGTCTTCCCTGGGGCGGAGCGACTGAGCGCGTTGTGGGGGCCACCTGCTAACATCTTAGCTAACAACCTGCTAACAGAGAGCACTATGACAGACAAAGCTATACTCCGTAGTTTACTTAGCAATACACTAAACACCACTACCTTCCTCCAGATAGACCAGTTAATGTTGTTTCCGGACATGACATCACATATTGATCATAGGCTGCAGTGTCATCACTGTGAACCTCAGTGGTGAAGAAACTTGGTGAGTAGTCTGACAATGTAAGAACCCTCTCGAGGTACTACACAACTTGTTGCATTCTTGGCCTCACATTGGGAGATGGATGCGAGCACAGTAACCCAATCTTTAGAACTAACTCTGCGTCCTCTGCTACACAATCCTCCAGTCTCAGGTCTATGGTGTCGGTGATCGAACCATTTTGCCATGTCTCGAGCACCCAGTCCACCAACACTATAGGGTCGTCACGAGCACTCCTTGTAATGCAAACACATCGGTTGCCTTGGTTGCCTTGCCCAGTCTTGATAGCTCAGGGGCAATATATCCCCATGTACCAGCGAAATGCGTAGTGTGCGCATCAGCTCCATGGTCATGCAACCTTGCAAGGCCAAAGTCACCAAGCCTCCCGTTCATGTCGGTATCAAGGAGCACGTTGCTCGTCTTGATATCACGGTGGATGACTACGTGCTCCCAGTCCTCATGTAGGTAAAAGAGGCCAGATGTGATACCTTTGATTATGCCAAGCCTCATAGCCCAACCTATAGTAGGTGTGTTATCCTGATCATGTAAGTACTTATCGAGGCTGCCATTGGGCATATAGTCGTAGACTAAGAGAAGCTCCTTTTTTATCGGCAGTAGCCTAACAATTGCACAAGGTTACGGTGGCGGACATGGCCAAGGATGGCAATCTCCGCCACAAACTCCTTCATTCCTTGCTTTGATTCCGGAGAAACGCTTTTTATAGCAACATTCTGCTTAGTAACAGCGAGCACCCCTTTGTAAACCCTCCCAAATCCTCCTCTGCCTAAAAAGCATCTTGTCCTCAAATCCACTAGTGGCTGTCACTAGATCTTTGTACCTGAAAGAGCGTGGCCCACATTTGGCCTCCCAATCTTCACATTTCCCAGCTTTCTTCTTGCGGCATAGCAAAACAACAATAACAGCAACAAGGACAGACATGGCAACCAGTACTGATAATATAACAATGGCTAATATGTTATGGTTAGGAAGTTGACAACGATCTTGCTCCTGTCTCTGATTGTTTGGAGGTTTAAGATTATCTTGCTTTGCAAAATCATGAGCCACTTCGAGAGGCAGTGCAGAGTGGTTAAGTGGCTGAGCTTCCCCATCTGTGGTGAAGCTCCAACCGAGAATGTAATGGCCGCTGTGTGTGGGGCCTGTTGCAGATGAAAACCCTATAGATGCTAATTGATTATCTTGCGATATCATGGAGATTAGACTGGACTCTGACAATGATATCAGTGGACGTCGAGGTTTATCCATCAAGTAAGGTGCTAAAGTGACATTTACCGTTTTTGCTTTGCTGTCATACTCCACCCATGCCTGTATTGGTACCTGATCAAAGTGTCAACTCCTTGAACAAATCATCAGGGGTGTAGTACTCTGCGGGTTGAGGCTGAAGGGAAATCAAGCTGCTGCTGTCTAACCCAACATGGTTGTTGTTGATGTCGAAGAATTCACTGTCTCTTTTGGTATCGAATTCGACAGCAAACAAGAAGTTTTCATCATCAAAGGGATCAAGTCCCATGTACATACCTTGCAAGTTGTTCTGTGATCCAATGTTTGTAGATATTACCAATGCAAACCCATTAGCACTCCTGTTGGCATAATCAGAGGAGATGACGAACACAAAACTTGTCGAGAAAGAAGGTATTTTTCCAGCTGACGAAGGGAAGCTCCGGGAAGCATGGCTACTTTTTTGGGGGATGTTGCCAAGGTTCAGGAGTCCCCTTGTGACTGAAGCTTCCCCGTTAAGACTAAGATCAGTATCTTTAAATCCATTGCAGATGAATTGGTCAGAATCAGCATCTAGCTTAGTGGCATGGAGGATgaggaaaaggagaaagaagaagggcagcagagaggaaggaagcatgGCTAGTTGGCTCTCCTTCCTTCTGCAAGAGATGGGAGGGgatgaaaaaagaagaatgCAGTAAGTAGATGGATGCATCACAGGCTACACCGGGCA is from Oryza sativa Japonica Group chromosome 9, ASM3414082v1 and encodes:
- the LOC9267594 gene encoding uncharacterized protein; this translates as MPSANRQGGARPPTRSNDIHTVGLDGERRTASPSPSHPPHHADDTLRHSAPHRFTETSTVARRSRSRSGGGDRILQRERGQVHTTQAKAAAREDTVTSPLQRNPLARPGKRVEALVSHPGLGSAAAAATTSRRHHHLSNAPPPPLILAARRHPPRSGRTARIWTERRCQHHQTPPPLLSPATSCRPTRSRRHGSGRPPPPPTPTPTLPLRGPPRGPHAVATASARPSRRHASQPRSGPPDPGSLALDPGVDAGAVLPSSGLAVPQPLHQGEGEEEPRSRHLCSRPALSAATLAAVRRGEKGPGEKGRRRFRRPRLPWGGATERVVGATC